A segment of the Anopheles cruzii chromosome 2, idAnoCruzAS_RS32_06, whole genome shotgun sequence genome:
TGGATTAAATTTTCAACTCAATACAACATGCTTCTGCCGTTTAATAGCCGGATTACTCGGGACACAAACAATGGTttaaaaacgtaaacaatACAATACTCTGAATATACTATCGATACACGACGACGGTACCTGTTGCGGTACCTCTTCAGTTTCATAACTAACAACCGCCGTACCATATAAGGTTCCCCAATGCTTGCACGAACTGGAACGGCGGTAACCGTCGGTGATTTGgcatcggaaacggaacccgTACCGAAGCTACAAGAAGGAGCAATACTTacgtcgtcttcgtcgatCATTTCCTTCGTCGATGCGGTGGTCTCGTTTCGCCGGATCGAGCCTTGGTGAATGTCGAGATCGACACTCAGGATCTGGAAGCGTCTCAGCAGGAACACGACGGGCATCGGCAGGACACCGGCGATGATCATCGCCAGGGCGATCCCCATGACCCAGTCCGGGTACGCTTTGCTTTCAACGATACCCTGTGCATAAAGGACGTGCGTTCCATTGAACCATGCCAGTATAGGGTGTGCCACACACTTACCAGTTCCCCGTTCCAGGCACCGTACGATGGATTCCGTAGTATCATCGAGAGGATGGATGACAGCAGAATGCAGCACATGATGGCCGGACCAATGTACCGCCAGGTCATCTGCCAGTAGATACCGGGCCGGGTTCCGGTCATTTGATAAATGTCTTCGGTAAACCTTCCGACGGCGGGTAGAGGAAAACAATCACATGTAGACCGGGCGTGCGTCGGGGAAATCCCGGCCCTAGGAAGGTACTCACTTTTCGTGACCGTAAATGTAGATAACGGCTATCATCTCCATgagggccaccaccaccagcccgaTGGTGCCGGCGAAGGAGTCAAACATCTTGAGCCAGTactcaccggcaccggtcgtaAATATCAGTCCAACGGTGAAACAGAACGCACAGACGACACCTGGACCAGGACGAAGAATAGGACGTTAAAAGATGCCTTTGCCTACGATACGCCTTCAAGGATACGGAACTTACCGGTGACGTAAGGTTTCCGGATTCTTTTGAAGATGTCAATATCGAAGATCGTACAGAGCATCCCCTCCAGGATGCCGATCTGTGAACCCAACCCGAGCGAGAGCAGCATGGTGAAGAAGAGCACGGCCCAGAAGGGCGATCCCGGCAGCTCGACGATCGCTTCAGTGAACACGATGAACGCTAAACCCGTTCCTTCGGCGGCCTGCAATCAGAGACAACCCCGTTCAGTGGTGACGCAAAAGATCACCTTCTCCGGCGTCTTACACTGGACAGTTGATCATCCAGACTACACTTTTCGAACTCCCAGTCCTTCAGCATCGTGCTGTTCAGGCCGGCCATTACGTGCTCGTACTCGGCGTTCTCCGCGTGTACCGACTCCAGCAGACCGTGCTTCACCAGAACGTGCTTATTGCTGAAGGGGGAGAAAAGGTCACAATACAGCGGGCCAGAATACAGTGCCTTACGACTTACACTTGAATACACCTATCAACGCCCAGCGTTGCTTTGTAGCCGAGAATGGCAAAGATCACGACGCTCGCGTAGATCGCGGTGACGGCGTTACACACTGACACGAGCAGCACGTCCCGGACGCAATTGTTCTTGGGCGTATTGTAGCTGCCGAAGGCGATCAGCGAGCCGAACGCAAGACCGAACGAGTAAAAGACCTGCGTGGCCGCATCGAGCCACACGGTCGGCTCGAGGAGCTTCTCCACCTTCGGCGTGTACATGTGCATCAGTCCTGCGCCCGCTCCTTTGAGGGTGATACCACGGATGAAGAAGATCGTCAGCACGATGTACGGAAACAGCGAGGTGAAGTACACTACTTTGCCCGAGCTCTGGATACCCTTCATCACGATGAAGAACACTACGGTCCAGGAGAGCATCAGGCAGAGCACGATCCACCACTTGAAGCCCCCGGTTTCGTCTATGCTCGGGGCCGCATCGAGCGTCGTGCGGTACCAGAAGTACGCGGTCTCCGATGACCGCTCGCACTCCTCGACCTCGGTCCCGTTAAGCTGCGGGCAGGTTCCCCAAGGCAGTGGATACTGGAAGGAAAAGCAATCGATTAGTGTCGAGTCCTCCGATGACCCCCAGTTGTGACTTACCCGGAAGCTGTTGAAGAAGTAGTAGAAACACCAGGTGATGATCACGTTGTAGTAGATCGCCACGAACAGTGTCACGATGCACGAGCTGATACCGATGCCGCCGAGCCAGGGATGGATGGTGTTCcacacaccgagcgcaccCAGCCGCATCCGCTGGCCCATCCCCAGCTCGATCAGGAACAGTGGAATGCCCTCCAGAATCAGCATAATCATGAACGGTATCAGGAAGGCACCTGGCGAATggaagccgaaccgaaaaccaggTGTGAAACCAGGAAGTTAAACATGCACCCCGGCACTATCTCCCTTTTTCAGATAACGaatgccgttgccgtcgctgccgcctGATGGTGACCTCAtgataagaaattgatttttcttgtTCGAATGCACCGCTTCTGTGTCGGACACGCTTGTAGCAATCTCATTATCTTGATTGCAGTCGCAATTGCCGTCCCATTGACCACCGCAAGAACCCATTTACGGTGCACCGAACGCACCGTAAATGCTTGCGGTGAACACACTTTAATCAAGGGTCCGGGTCCTGGCtcgttggctggctgcctggtACAAACAGTTACATCCCGAAGTGATTGGAAACGGCCAGtcaatcggaatcggaatctcATCGACCGTCCCCCCGTTGGGTCTGTGTCGGAATACTTGTCGGATTAGCCTAGCTTTAGGCGCACAGCAGCTCAGCGATCCGATAAGCGAAGCGAACCACCCCACAGGTGCACCGGCGGCAAGCgccggatcgatcggccggcacCTAGTTAGCGTCGGATTAGCCACGGCCGAATGGCGCACTACCCGCGGCGTCGTTCACCTGTCGCATATATGCAAGGTCACCTTTTGGAAAACAACTCTCGTTGCTCTATTTATAAGTACCAGGTCCCCCCCTTGGGTCCCCTGTTGAGTCCTGTTGGAAACTGTCATAATGGTCACGCAAGAACGCAAGAAGAGGCCCTACACTTGTGCCGTGCATTTCACTCGTAGCAACGCGCCTCGCCTCCCCGAGAATGTCAGCCGGTTACACAAACGGGGCAACGCGAACGGGACATGGACCGCTAACGACGTCAACGTGCGGCGGTGGACGTGGCTGCGGCAACAGGATGATGGGGGGCCGACAAGCGGCAGCGATGAATAGAAAGTATCGGTGCCATTTTTAAGCTGAAGCTGCCATCGCAGGTGTTGATTCGTCGTTTGAGTTGCTTACTGAACTGTTCATTGAATCGTTCAACATTGTAGCGACCTCAccggaaacattttttgtaatAGTCGAGCAGTCTACGAAGCCTGTAATAGTCGAGCAAGTCGAATACGAATTCAAGCAGGCTGGTAGAGCAATCGACTAGTAGTCATTGGAGGAATTTCTCCTCGCAGACGTCAACGCGATCAGAAGTGCCACCGAGTGCTCTAAAAAATTTCGTTATCGAACAAAGTTAAACTCCGATCTCAAATAAAATACAACAACCGAATTAATTGCTAAATAATCATAATCTATTCATAAGAGTCAAGTCAGTGAGTAGTTAAGCTGAAGCTCCTTCAAACTTCGTCCAAATTCTAACTCCGTTTCAAAGGTAGCACCACAAGACTGGCCATCGAATGCGTCCCCGTCTGGCTAACATACGGTCGTCTGTAAATCATTTCTATGACACACTTCAAAACGTGCCCCTAATGACGGGGTGGGGGTTCTGGCCGCAATGTAATTATTGTGACGTACGGCAGGATTAGCATACTTTCGCCACGAGTTTATGGGCATTAATAATACGCATCTTGCGACAAGGAAACTATCTCCTGCTTCGGTCGCAGTGGGGCATTGCAGTGGTCCCCTGTAATTGACATAAAATTGTCCCTCTCGAGTGCGTCCTTGTGATGCTGTGCTTGAGACGTGTGCTGAACCAGAGCTTCGCGTCTCCGGacagtttttccttttcagaTGATCTGAGACACTGGCCGGTGACTCATGTTCCTTCTATCTTGAGGTGGTGCCGAAAAGTTTGGCAACTTTGTGCCGAGTTCGTGCGCTGCCTAAACATTTTCGTGGTCAGCCCACGAAATATGGGCCACATTTCATGCTCTAAATGCACCTTCGCGCGAAGGTCGTCGCTCATCGGTCGCCCCGTGCGTGCATCAAGATCAAGTGCAGTGTGTAGTGATTTTCCGTATCGACCAAATTACAGCCGCCCCACCGAGTGGCGCCTGTCTGCACACACTTTTCCGTCCATTCGtcacccggtggcccggtcTCCCTCAACACAGCACCATCGATTTCGTGTGCATTCCCTGAACTGTGTTTCATAACCTGAGCAGCGGCCGCGACTTGCCACACACCGCAATCAGTGCGCCATCGCCACACGGCACGACGATTGTGCCGTGTGGTCCCGCGATCCCGCGTCTGTAGGTCAGCAGTGTAAAAAGCGGTCTAGGCCGCCGAACACGCAATCCCGTTCCACCGGGAAAGGGCGCGCATGTATTTTCCTCATAATTTTCCAACGACGGCGTTTTGAACTCGGATACAGCCCACACGCGAGTCGCGAGTAGAACTCGACGTTACTGTTAAGCCGTACCGGaaagtttgctttcttcgAAAGTTTCTAAAGGTTTCGTACATCACCTGAAAGTACACAGTTATACTtttattaaatgaaaaaaatttaaatgaaaatggatttttatCAGAAACTGTTCCTTTAGAATAGCATTTTCGTGTTAGGGCACACGACCTGGACTAACTGGACGGTACTTTGCGAGAGACCTAACATTATGGCCGCGCGATGCAACTGTCATCGCGCGGGAAATGGCGTTCGGATCGCTGGACTTTACACATCTGCGCTTCGATTGATCGAttcgccgttgtcgtcgggGGGCACTAGGCGGCGCTTCGAAGGGGCCCCCCAACCAGTGCAGTGGCTATTTATAGGCACAGGCCGACCGAGTACGGTTTGGCCGAGCACCAAGCCCAAAGCCAACGCCAATTCATTGCCAACATGTGCAACCTCGGATGCAATCGAAAGGTCTGACTGActggcgccgccaccgccagctcGGAACTGCTTTCTTTCGCGGGACGCGGAAGACGCTCGCTGGTGGTGCGTGGGGCCACGGTTGCGGTTTTATCAAAGTTTGATCGTTTGTTGCTGGCGGCGGTTTTCTAAGGTTTGCCTTTGCTTTCAATTAGCTAATTGATGGCCTTATGTTTAGTTGAAAAATAGTGCACGTGTTCCTCGGGGGCTCAGAACTCGGGAACGATGGGTCAAAGTTTCGAGAAGCTTGACAACCGATGTATTAACGGTGCCCTCACATGAGTCACTGTCACGATGAAGCTCTAAACAAACGAGGGACCTGAGAGTCGGCGAGCCACATGATTTCATTATGCGATCGCGGTGCGGAACAGCTTTGTACATCAATTACACCCTCGGGTCCGAGTTTACGACCGTGTGACGCATACCTACAATTAGTGTAGGCGTCTCGTAGTTCCCTTCCTGTAAAATGGCCctcacacgcggcggcgggccTGTCCCTCACTGTCACAACTATTGGGTGCGATGGCAGGGCAATTGCGCCGGGCCAGAGATACATTAATTGGGGCCCCCCTAGTGCTCGCTGTGATCGATTTACGTTGGAGGTTAAGGTTGGTGTCAGAGCACTATGTTTCATCGGGTTGGTGATCGCCCCATGGTCATGAACTTGAGTCTCACGTTGGGAAGCCACGAAAGATGGGCGCTTGTGGAAGAGTTCTGTAAGACAGCTTTTCAAGCGATCAAgtccgatggaggcgcctggctGTTTGAAGTTTGTCCTACCTACATGGTGGTCGTCTGACAACTGATGTTGAATTTTGAATGGATTTAATAGTTTCGGCTTCCACGAAATCAGGTCGTCACCATTAGGCACGATGTCACAATAATGTGGCGCAGCCGAGCTAATGAAAGTGACAACAATCAAGGTGAAATGACCCCATCGGGAAGGTCTGAGAGCAGAGAGGCGGTTCGATTAAACAGCGGAGATTTATCGACCAAAGAAGCCTTTTGTTGGATCGATTTGTGGTAGGTTTCAACTTGTGGCCTGCGGCCTGTGTGGAACTGCGACCCAAATAGGACGCCGCAGAGAGCTAGTAAAACTTCAATTGTGCGAAAGAAGAACTGGGGCGCTCCAGTTTCCTTGCAGAACTGATCgcttgcgatcgatcgaggttCATCATGAAGGGCGTCACAGCACGTCTTAATTGATACGACCCGACCCTGACTAAGGCCTCTGACTAAGGGAAAAATTGGCAGCAGAATTGTTTCGCCCCCGGGAGCCGCGTGTTAGCCTAGAATCGAATTATCATTAACTTtcgttcgcgcgcgccccgttGATTAGTGCAAGTAGAGAGTAGCAGGCGCCGATTGGTTGTAAGTGCTCGCTGTCAGAATCAATCGAAGTGCGCCGAGTAGCCAACCAATAATGGCTACTGATTGGAACAAATTTCCGTAATTGATACACACGAAGCGAAGGCGCCGCGAAGACTGCAAATGCGCAATCCGTGGCCGAGCAGTGACTGGCACTGATCGGTAATAAATTGCTTACACTCGCAATTGTCACCAGCACAGGAAAACCAGGCGGTGAAGGTAGTGTCGTCGGTATTGCGACTGATTTATTCGTGTTTTAAGACAGTGCGACCCGTCGATAGTTGGCAGCGACGAAAGTTGGCCATCGACTCACAAGTTGCTCTACTTCATTATCGATCGTAGAAGGCTTCGGGTTGCGGAATTGTGTATAAGCTTTGACTTGAAGTAGCATGGATTTAATTCGGTTTTGCGCAGAAAATCGGTTAACCTAATTTATGAGCCCTAGTAATTGTTCGATTGACCGATTGAAAACGGTGTCCCTCAATTGATTCTGATCCCCACTTAGCACCCGTGTTCGAACATCAATTATAGATTCATTCCATCCACTGGCTCTGCGCCCCTCGGACCAGCAAATGCGAGAAAGCCATTATTAATTTCAATATCCGCTGGCAGACGAACCGGGGGCTAAACTGGGACTAAACTGCATCGGATACTCGTAGGGGAGAAGCCGTGCCATGCAGGGCACGTTTTGCATGCACCATCGATTTTTCGGTCCACTGCCTGTTGGAGCGCTGCCAAAGGCAGCTCTTTCTGGGGCAGAAGCACACCGACCGCCGTGTGAAAACATTCCCGTGCATTTTTGGCCTAAAGTCGCTCTCGCCTTCCTCTCCGAACTTGTTCGATAATTTATCGTATCCCAGCGTGCCCCGGCTGTTTCGGAAGGATTCTTGGCACCGGTACAGCAACGAGATTACATCCACATGGTCTagcaagcagcagcacgccTACGTCCCACTTACCTCCGCCATTTTGCTGACACAGGTACGGAAACCGCCAGATGTTGCCGAGCCCGACCGAGTAGCCGATAATACTGAGGAAGAACTGCATCTTGCCGGACCAGGCGGCACGGTCCGGGTCACCGTCGGGCAGGGCGCCGGCTCCGTCGCGCGATCCGATCGAGCTGCGGTCCGGCGGCGACAGCATGATCGTGACACCGTGCGTGCCATCGCCGCGGGCCCTCGTGTTGAGGGGCGCCATCTCGTGGCCATTGTTCCGTGGGCCCGGAACCCCGTCCACCTtagtcgccatcgtcgtcgctgggCGGGTCACTGGGTAACCGCTGTCTGGAGTGCGGATCCGTCGTGTACCACTTCACGATGTCACGCTCCGTGTGACTCCGATCCAATGCCACGGTTTGCCCGTGCACGTGCGTGTCGTCGGCGGGAGGTGCCGCGGCCGGGGTGCTGCCGAACACAGGTGCGCGCTATGGAGAGAGCGGGAAAGGGAAGCAGCAGAAGTGTCACATTTAATTAACACGCATTACGATACGGCGGCGTCCGATCATTGTTCCGATGGTGCAATCTCATGACTCATGGGAACGGTTGTCAGAATTCGGGGGGTTAAGTACACTTCTGACACGGGTTTGATACGTGCCCTAGGGAACGGACACAATGACTATGGCCATAGGTTgtgatgaacaatcaactcTAATTTAATTTTGCGAAACCGGacaaaaccggaaccgagaTCGAGAGAACTATCTGCTCATTGTAGCAGTCGCGTCGCGTCATGAGATGAGTGGTGGGTCAACTTCCAACATTTACCACTGAAGTGGCCACTATTTAGGGTTGATACAACAATTAGATAGAAATTTAATCGAAATTTCTTGTTAAAAGCAGCCCCTTCAAATGAATAATTATTTAGTTACTCCAGAAATGGTTCAGTGGATTGTGTACGTCATAAACGGCTTCTATTTGCAGTCCTTCACTATT
Coding sequences within it:
- the LOC128269352 gene encoding sodium-dependent neutral amino acid transporter B(0)AT3 isoform X1; this encodes MATKVDGVPGPRNNGHEMAPLNTRARGDGTHGVTIMLSPPDRSSIGSRDGAGALPDGDPDRAAWSGKMQFFLSIIGYSVGLGNIWRFPYLCQQNGGGAFLIPFMIMLILEGIPLFLIELGMGQRMRLGALGVWNTIHPWLGGIGISSCIVTLFVAIYYNVIITWCFYYFFNSFRYPLPWGTCPQLNGTEVEECERSSETAYFWYRTTLDAAPSIDETGGFKWWIVLCLMLSWTVVFFIVMKGIQSSGKVVYFTSLFPYIVLTIFFIRGITLKGAGAGLMHMYTPKVEKLLEPTVWLDAATQVFYSFGLAFGSLIAFGSYNTPKNNCVRDVLLVSVCNAVTAIYASVVIFAILGYKATLGVDRCIQVNKHVLVKHGLLESVHAENAEYEHVMAGLNSTMLKDWEFEKCSLDDQLSSAAEGTGLAFIVFTEAIVELPGSPFWAVLFFTMLLSLGLGSQIGILEGMLCTIFDIDIFKRIRKPYVTGVVCAFCFTVGLIFTTGAGEYWLKMFDSFAGTIGLVVVALMEMIAVIYIYGHEKFTEDIYQMTGTRPGIYWQMTWRYIGPAIMCCILLSSILSMILRNPSYGAWNGELGIVESKAYPDWVMGIALAMIIAGVLPMPVVFLLRRFQILSVDLDIHQGSIRRNETTASTKEMIDEDDVVSPDLPPPQSLAATRFTIGDFDDDDDDDDFSGPALGGPVNLRSDSDDEDEPPTMGKMLAKQSANTTTASSQQPKQQQLQFKNQSHLTPSVLGATARKKPFRMEVVDF
- the LOC128269352 gene encoding sodium-dependent neutral amino acid transporter B(0)AT3 isoform X2: MATKVDGVPGPRNNGHEMAPLNTRARGDGTHGVTIMLSPPDRSSIGSRDGAGALPDGDPDRAAWSGKMQFFLSIIGYSVGLGNIWRFPYLCQQNGGGAFLIPFMIMLILEGIPLFLIELGMGQRMRLGALGVWNTIHPWLGGIGISSCIVTLFVAIYYNVIITWCFYYFFNSFRYPLPWGTCPQLNGTEVEECERSSETAYFWYRTTLDAAPSIDETGGFKWWIVLCLMLSWTVVFFIVMKGIQSSGKVVYFTSLFPYIVLTIFFIRGITLKGAGAGLMHMYTPKVEKLLEPTVWLDAATQVFYSFGLAFGSLIAFGSYNTPKNNCVRDVLLVSVCNAVTAIYASVVIFAILGYKATLGVDRCIQVNKHVLVKHGLLESVHAENAEYEHVMAGLNSTMLKDWEFEKCSLDDQLSSAAEGTGLAFIVFTEAIVELPGSPFWAVLFFTMLLSLGLGSQIGILEGMLCTIFDIDIFKRIRKPYVTGVVCAFCFTVGLIFTTGAGEYWLKMFDSFAGTIGLVVVALMEMIAVIYIYGHEKFTEDIYQMTGTRPGIYWQMTWRYIGPAIMCCILLSSILSMILRNPSYGAWNGELGIVESKAYPDWVMGIALAMIIAGVLPMPVVFLLRRFQILSVDLDIHQGSIRRNETTASTKEMIDEDDDDDDDDDFSGPALGGPVNLRSDSDDEDEPPTMGKMLAKQSANTTTASSQQPKQQQLQFKNQSHLTPSVLGATARKKPFRMEVVDF
- the LOC128269352 gene encoding sodium-dependent neutral amino acid transporter B(0)AT3 isoform X3 — its product is MATKVDGVPGPRNNGHEMAPLNTRARGDGTHGVTIMLSPPDRSSIGSRDGAGALPDGDPDRAAWSGKMQFFLSIIGYSVGLGNIWRFPYLCQQNGGGAFLIPFMIMLILEGIPLFLIELGMGQRMRLGALGVWNTIHPWLGGIGISSCIVTLFVAIYYNVIITWCFYYFFNSFRYPLPWGTCPQLNGTEVEECERSSETAYFWYRTTLDAAPSIDETGGFKWWIVLCLMLSWTVVFFIVMKGIQSSGKVVYFTSLFPYIVLTIFFIRGITLKGAGAGLMHMYTPKVEKLLEPTVWLDAATQVFYSFGLAFGSLIAFGSYNTPKNNCVRDVLLVSVCNAVTAIYASVVIFAILGYKATLGVDRCIQVNKHVLVKHGLLESVHAENAEYEHVMAGLNSTMLKDWEFEKCSLDDQLSSAAEGTGLAFIVFTEAIVELPGSPFWAVLFFTMLLSLGLGSQIGILEGMLCTIFDIDIFKRIRKPYVTGVVCAFCFTVGLIFTTGAGEYWLKMFDSFAGTIGLVVVALMEMIAVIYIYGHEKFTEDIYQMTGTRPGIYWQMTWRYIGPAIMCCILLSSILSMILRNPSYGAWNGELGIVESKAYPDWVMGIALAMIIAGVLPMPVVFLLRRFQILSVDLDIHQGSIRRNETTASTKEMIDEDDVVSPDLPPPQSLAATRFTIGDFDTKTDEASSKRSKTSPSKPNVKPNNSSSSSAGNATLVTTSITNTAAGTTTARKSIMKQ